The Bos indicus isolate NIAB-ARS_2022 breed Sahiwal x Tharparkar chromosome X, NIAB-ARS_B.indTharparkar_mat_pri_1.0, whole genome shotgun sequence genome has a window encoding:
- the ARMCX1 gene encoding armadillo repeat-containing X-linked protein 1 → MGRTREAGCVAAGVVIGAGACYCVYRLTWGRDENEIIWNEDDDEEGESHDISETGKGAKANAGAGAGARLQGDSKAKAEVAVELKSGPDVKAEAHSKAERGGGLEAKAKALFSTLKEQASAKAVKAAKLGTIFGTRALAPGLPCPGVRGGGCHPVRNGARAGSKASGKSKGRARNKSTRTPAMLWPVRKGKFNFPYKIDDILGATDLQKVLNILERSNDPFIQEVALVTLGNNAAYSFNQNAIRELGGLPIIAKLIKTKDPIIREKAYNALNNLSVNSENQGKIKTYISQVCDDTMICRLDSAVQMAGLRLLTNMTVTNHYQHLLSYSFPDFFALLFLGNYFTKIQIMKLIINFTENPAMTRELVSCKVPSELISLFNKEWDREILLNILTLFENINDNIKNEGLASSRKEFSRSSLFFLFKESGVCVKKIKALANHSDLVVKVKVLKVLTKL, encoded by the coding sequence ATGGGCCGAACTCGGGAAGCTGGCTGCGTGGCTGCTGGTGTGGTGATCGGGGCTGGAGCCTGCTACTGTGTATACAGGCTGACCTGGGGAAGAGATGAGAACGAGATAATCTGGAACGAGGACGACGATGAGGAGGGGGAATCTCACGATATTTCAGAGACTGGGAAAGGAGCTAAGGCTAATGCTGGGGCGGGGGCTGGAGCCAGACTTCAGGGTGACTCAAAGGCCAAGGCTGAGGTAGCTGTGGAACTCAAGAGTGGACCTGATGTAAAGGCAGAGGCCCACTCAAAGGCCGAGCGTGGAGGTGGCCTAGAGGCCAAGGCCAAGGCCCTTTTCAGCACCCTGAAGGAACAGGCAAGTGCAAAGGCAGTTAAAGCTGCCAAGTTGGGTACCATCTTTGGGACCAGGGCCCTCGCACCTGGTTTACCCTGCCCAGGAGTCAGGGGTGGAGGCTGCCACCCTGTGAGGAACGGAGCTAGGGCTGGGAGCAAGGCTAGTGGCAAGTCCAAGGGAAGGGCCAGAAATAAGAGCACCAGGACCCCAGCTATGTTATGGCCTGTTCGAAAGGGCAAGTTCAACTTTCCCTATAAAATTGATGATATTCTGGGTGCTACTGACCTTCAAAAGGTCCTTAACATCTTAGAAAGATCTAACGATCCTTTTATTCAAGAAGTAGCCTTGGTCACTCTGGGTAACAATGCAGCATATTCATTTAACCAAAATGCCATTCGTGAATTGGGTGGTCTCCCAATTATTGCAAAACTGATAAAAACGAAAGATCCCATTATTAGGGAAAAGGCATACAATGCCCTTAATAACCTGAGTGTGAATTCGGAAAATCAGGGCAAGATTAAGACATACATCAGTCAAGTGTGTGATGACACCATGATCTGTCGTTTGGACTCAGCTGTGCAGATGGCTGGTCTAAGACTGTTAACCAACATGACTGTGACTAATCATTACCAGCATTtgctttcctattcttttccagaCTTTTTTGCTTTGTTATTCCTGGGAAATTACTTCACCAAGATTCAGATTATGAAACTAATCATAAACTTTACTGAAAATCCAGCCATGACAAGAGAACTGGTGAGTTGTAAAGTGCCGTCAGAATTGATTTCCCTCTTTAATAAAGAATGGGACAGAGAGATTCTTCTTAATATTCTTACCCTATTTGAGAATATAAATGACAACATAAAAAATGAAGGGCTTGCCTCATCCAGGAAAGAATTCAGCAGAAgttcactttttttcttattcaaagaATCTGGAGTGTGTGTCAAGAAAATCAAAGCATTAGCAAATCACAGTGATCTGGTCGTGAAAGTAAAAGTCCTAAAGGTATTGACCAAACTCTAA